In Eriocheir sinensis breed Jianghai 21 chromosome 29, ASM2467909v1, whole genome shotgun sequence, a single genomic region encodes these proteins:
- the LOC127004929 gene encoding hornerin-like isoform X44, with translation MLAILTSLFPLLAIASGCGEVGPRAEVVCYSAAPAPPPSLDPCQCTVVVVEGAGLAHDLQLTSDADFTSYTALKTANPRLKIVVSLGGSNVKGETFALLTSSVEAVANFTQGAATFLEAHWLDGIEVDWRWPTNGKDKEDLTTLVKVLRLVLDQKVHNVSRRAVTEAVTEAVTEQQEEEEETTTFTPLQEDDESFGVDYSVLESGSEYEATVQPPVDEEDYLTTITTTTTTTETPTTTTATTIPNSTSSTTTTTPSTSTSSSGWTFERKRGGGRGGRIRGVVRRRPLNQVTPGDEKKDAEDAEDKGRLLMVTLAPNPEYIVKGYDLKELSKVVDYFTLPTHNLTLGEQHVTFHPARLMGVADLQNADSLVDLAAGLGVPLDHLILTVPATAMSFTLQDATLTTPRSPAADTPTYMSYSEACKVMSGGNWTVERDNDLTAPYAFDNLTWVAFDDPSSVKVKSKYALLRGLAGVALRDVDQADHEDTCGYGPYPLLSMIYTTFTELARSPRRTVLNSLVEDLTHSPSVPSDLRTSPFRIVRVVDRSGDITAIREYSSNTRYQCSRQGYYRDPDDCSNFYRCAKFNQYVDDFTVFEYACPRGLVFDDRWEVCAWPSAAPPCDGSSEIFPVPKQKFICPGEGYFTDPENCRWFFACLDHYGNGTYTQYEFRCPFGLAYDEDNYMCNWPWLVNGCGQNGVGYLDLAPGAAPVSVADVTGRRVYGKSIPTQQVPSQSLHGGSGDKAGCKECSGSVELSIGGKGVLSHEKGLIISPTLSNERLSYKVYKESIEFSGEKSQGGFGGSVSGGERSGERSQGGFGGRVSSGDHSGERSQGGSGSGVNAGGVAAVAFGSSLPQGPSFAGAKHTQDTAQHQGGSSGAASDRNAIKTPGTSPGYSYSAPSTAPLPSPVTEGYDNSQPRPSSTRTSSRGRPITSQGQPTGSRSGSGLGTSYSQPAAPSSSTRPSHGSQTSLRPSGGRPSTSRRPVTAAPGSGYSYAKPSVSAKPTPSRGRPTSRRPSSRRPTSSRPSSRRPSTSYPSPAPPTSGYSFPTPSTPFKPFPGEDVSSSSSSEEEPTRTTSSGYSYPTPSTSLTPGGGVTVSGQTPITSRPRVYPTPTPSTGYSHPEPPQSFGTLPPVPSPSGSVETGYRPTISSEESSEEGYSYSTPSRPLTTPRPRPTQPVATRRPRPSRPAATLPPPTTPGYSYEAPSLSFEPVRPFGSSESRETFQGVSDEVGIGATGGYSYQTPANPFLETKQPGFTPARPTPTPGYQTPRPSPTTRPQTPTYETPTRRPTPRPAPIPDSSSSEEGYSYRQPSVIFTVPGSSQSAEHSSSSSSEGGFAGYSYLPPSSDKSFNPFGSLGSGSHESSEGYSATGGSGHFGGSVQPSGGGSIHFGSGGSSHFSFGGSGDSGVSSGYRGSSGSGGQGGSGGSSHFSVGGSGGQSGSSESDEHRGSGSGGSSGFGGSGGQGGSGGSNGYSYSGGSSSFGGSGDGGSSESAEHRGSGGSSGSSHFGVGGSGGYSGSRGSSHFGSGGSGGGSSHFSIGGSGQSGSSGSADSGGSGGSGHVSSGGSRFFGTVGAGSSGSSESDEHGSRGGSSHFGTGGSGGRGGSSGGSSHFTFGGSGDSGSSESTEHRGTGGSSGYSGSNGGGGSRSRGGSGGSSGSSGSGGSGHFSFGGSGSRGGSGGSGGHSGSSESDEHRGSDGSESSGGSSHFSIGGSGGSGGSGGSGDQGGSGGSSGYIYSGGSSQLSFGGSSDSGSSESTEHRGSGGSGHFGGGGSGGSGGLSGSSHFSIGGSGGSGGRGGSGSRGGSRGSSGYSGSGSSGGSGHFSFGGSGHSGSSESDEHRASGGSSHFGGGGSGGSGGRGGSRVNGGRGGSGGSGSGGRGGSSDSGRYSGSSGSGGSGGSAGSSHFSIGGSGGSGGGGGSGGSGGSGGSSHFGGGGSGGSGGSGGSSHFSIGGSSGTGEIGGSGGRGGSGGSRSRGGSGGSGGYSYSGGSSQFSFGGSSDSGSSESTEHRASGGSGHFGGSGSGGSGGSSHFGGAGSSHLSIGGSGGTGGIGGSGGRGGGGGSGSRGSSAASSGYSGGSGSSHISFGGSGDSGSSESDEHRGSGGSGHFGGGGSGGSGGLSGSGGSGSAGSGGYSGSSGSGGSSHFSIGGSGGSGGRGGSGGSRSGGRGVSSGSGGYSGGSGSGGSGGSGGSRGSGGSSHFGGGGSGSSGGLSHFGGGGLGGSGGSGGSSHFSIGGSSGTGGIGGSGGRGGSGGSGGRGGSGGSGAYSYSGGSSDSGSSESTEHRGSGGSGHFGGSGSGGSGGSSHFSIGGSGSSGGGGGAGGLGSGGSVGYSGGSFSIGGSGGSGGSGGRGGSGGSGSGGSSGFGGSSGTGGSDHFSIGGSGGIGGSGGRGGVGGSGGRGGSGVSGSSGSGAYSGASGSGGSGHFSIGGSGFGGSGGHSGSSGGGGSGHSGAGGSGGSGGRGGSGGSGGYSGGSGHFGSLGSETRVGTGGSGSSSGGGSRFFGSSGSGDSGSSESAGHGGRGGSGGSGSGVGVGGGYGRGQKVSGSSSRRPLTGGPSLVAKLTGKRHKLERFGPGGRRDFDDTLGPEVCERAGLFRHPDTCDKFYECYWDRWVERFTLHVFDCPIAIVYDSGITACNWPFNGPPCED, from the exons gTGCTAAGGCTGGTGCTGGATCAGAAGGTACACAACGTTAGCCGACGAGCCGTGACGGAGGCGGTGACGGAGGCGGTGACggagcagcaggaagaggaggaagagaccacCACGTTCACGCCGCTACAGGAGGACGatgagag CTTCGGCGTCGACTACAGCGTCCTCGAGTCCGGATCCGAGTACGAGGCGACGGTGCAGCCCCCTGTGGACgaggag GATTACTTAacaaccattaccacaaccaccaccaccaccgaaacaccaaccaccaccactgcaaccaccatccccaactccacctcctccaccacaaccacaactccATCCACCTCCACAAGCTCCTCCGGCTGGACATTCGagcggaagagaggaggaggaagaggaggaaggataagaggcgTTGTGAGGAGGAGGCCGTTGAATCAAGTTACCCcgggagatgagaagaaggatgCTGAGGATGCTGAGGATAAGGGGAGGCTGCTGATGGTGACCTTGGCGCCTAATCCTGAGTATATCGTGAAGGGTTATGACCTCAAGGAGTTGTCGAA aGTGGTGGACTACTTCACACTCCCCACGCACAACCTGACCCTGGGGGAGCAACATGTGACCTTCCACCCCGCGAGACTGATGGGCGTGGCGGACCTACAGAACGCC GACTCCCTGGTGGACCTCGCGGCAGGACTCGGAGTGCCCCTCGACCACCTGATCCTGACCGTCCCCGCCACGGCCATGTCCTTCACCCTGCAGGacgccaccctcaccaccccccGCTCTCCCGCCGCGGACACGCCCACCTACATGTCCTACTCCGAG gcGTGCAAGGTCATGTCCGGAGGGAACTGGACGGTGGAGAGGGACAATGACCTGACCGCGCCCTACGCCTTCGACAACCTGACCTGGGTGGCCTTCGATGACCCCAGCAGCGTCAAGGTCAAg agCAAGTACGCGCTGCTGCGAGGCCTGGCTGGCGTGGCGCTGAGGGACGTGGATCAGGCAGACCACGAGGACACGTGTGGATATGGTCCATACCCGCTCCTCTCCATGATCTACACCACATTCACTGAG CTCGCTCGGTCACCCCGCCGCACGGTGCTCAATAGTCTGGTGGAGGACCTCACCCACTCCCCCTCCGTGCCCTCAGACCTGCGCACGTCCCCCTTCAGGATCGTCCGTGTTGTGGATAGGTCAGGTGACATCACGGCCATCAG GGAGTACTCGTCAAACACTCGCTACCAGTGCTCGCGCCAGGGATACTACCGCGATCCCGACGACTGCTCCAACTTCTACAGGTGTGCCAAATTCAACCAGTATGTGGACGACTTCACGGTGTTCGAGTACGCATGTCCTCGTGGCCTTGTGTTCGACGACCGCTGGGAAGTGTGTGCCTGGCCCTCGGCGGCACCCCCATGCGACGGCTCTTCCGAGATTTTCCCGGTCCCGAAGCAGAAGTTCATCTGTCCGGGCGAGGGTTACTTTACCGACCCTGAAAATTGCCGGTGGTTCTTTGCATGCCTTGACCACTACGGCAACGGCACCTACACGCAGTATGAGTTCCGCTGCCCCTTCGGCCTGGCTTACGACGAGGACAACTATATGTGTAACTGGCCGTGGTTGGTGAATGGATGTGGCCAGAACGGCGTTGGCTACCTGGACCTTGCCCCTGGAGCGGCGCCCGTCAGTGTTGCCGACGTGACTGGACGTCGTGTGTATGGTAAAAGCATACCAACGCAACAGGTGCCATCGCAGAGCCTCCACGGCGGCAGCGGAGACAAGGCAGGCTGCAAGGAGTGTAGCGGATCGGTGGAACTGTCCATTGGAGGCAAGGGTGTGCTCAGCCACGAGAAGGGCCTCATCATCTCCCCGACCCTAAGTAACGAACGCCTTTCTTACAAAGTTTACAAGGAAAGTATCGAGTTCTCAGGCGAAAAATCTCAGGGTGGTTTTGGCGGCAGTGTGAGCGGCGGAGAACGATCAGGTGAGCGTTCTCAAGGCGGCTTTGGAGGAAGGGTGAGTAGCGGAGACCACTCAGGCGAGAGGTCTCAGGGCGGCTCTGGCAGTGGGGTGAACGCTGGTGGAGTTGCAGCGGTGGCCTTTGGGTCGTCCCTCCCGCAAGGCCCTTCGTTCGCTGGAGCCAAGCACACTCAGGACACTGCACAGCACCAAGGAGGGTCCTCAGGAGCCGCGTCTGACCGCAATGCCATCAAGACGCCTGGAACATCTCCTGGGTACTCTTACAGCGCCCCGTCAACCGCCCCGCTGCCATCCCCAGTCACCGAGGGCTATGACAACTCGCAGCCTCGCCCGTCCTCCACACGCACTTCGTCCCGCGGGCGGCCAATCACGTCTCAGGGGCAACCTACAGGTTCCCGCTCGGGCTCCGGATTAGGAACTTCTTACTCACAACCTGCAGCACCTTCTTCTTCTACCCGACCCTCCCACGGCTCACAGACATCACTGCGCCCCTCCGGTGGTAGACCTTCCACTTCCAGAAGGCCAGTCACTGCAGCGCCAGGAAGCGGATACTCCTACGCCAAACCCTCTGTTTCCGCCAAACCCACTCCCTCTCGTGGCCGACCAACCAGCCGCCGCCCATCCAGTCGTAGACCCACAAGCAGCAGACCCTCCAGTCGCCGACCTTCCACCTCCTACCCATCCCCCGCACCACCCACCTCTGGATACTCTTTCCCCACTCCATCAACACCCTTCAAGCCATTCCCTGGTGAAGACGTGTCATCGTCGTCTTCGTCGGAGGAGGAGCCCACAAGAACAACGTCCTCCGGTTACTCCTACCCCACGCCAAGCACCTCTCTTACTCCCGGCGGCGGAGTCACCGTCTCCGGTCAAACGCCCATCACTTCCCGGCCGCGGGTCTACCCCACGCCCACACCCTCGACGGGATACTCCCACCCCGAGCCACCCCAGTCCTTCGGCACCCTCCCGCCCGTTCCTTCGCCTTCTGGGTCCGTTGAAACTGGGTACCGTCCCACCATCAGCAGTGAAGAGTCCAGTGAGGAGGGCTACAGCTACTCCACACCCAGCCGACCACTCACCACCCCTCGCCCCCGACCCACACAACCAGTGGCCACGCGCCGTCCACGACCAAGCCGACCAGCCGCCACCCTGCCACCTCCAACTACCCCCGGGTACTCCTACGAAGCTCCCTCGCTGTCGTTCGAGCCTGTGAGACCTTTTGGGTCATCGGAGAGCAGAGAGACCTTCCAGGGAGTGTCCGATGAAGTAGGCATCGGGGCCACAGGCGGCTACTCTTACCAGACCCCGGCAAACCCCTTCCTCGAAACCAAGCAGCCCGGCTTTACCCCAGCCAGACCCACCCCGACACCTGGCTACCAAACACCCAGACCTTCACCGACAACACGGCCCCAGACACCCACCTATGAGACTCCGACGAGGAGGCCAACGCCCCGACCAGCCCCGATCCCCGACTCCTCGAGCTCTGAGGAGGGCTACTCCTACCGTCAACCGAGCGTGATCTTTACGGTGCCGGGCAGCTCTCAGTCTGCCgagcactcctcttcctcctcctctgagggTGGGTTCGCTGGCTACTCCTACTTGCCGCCGTCATCAGATAAGTCGTTCAATCCCTTCGGCTCGCTGGGCAGTGGATCTCACGAGAGTAGCGAAGGATACAGCGCGACGGGTGGATCAGGGCACTTTGGTGGATCTGTTCAGCCCAGCGGAGGAGGATCGATCCACTTCGGCAGTGGTGGCTCAAGCCATTTCAGCTTTGGTGGATCAGGAGACAGCGGAGTATCAAGTGGATATCGTGGAAGTAGTGGATCAGGAGGTCAAGGAGGAAGCGGTGGATCAAGCCACTTCAGTGTTGGTGGATCAGGAGGCCAGAGCGGCAGCAGTGAGTCAGACGAACACCGCGGCAGTGGCAGCGGTGGATCAAGTGGATTTGGTGGGTCAGGTGGtcaaggtggaagtggaggatcaAATGGATACAGCTACAGCGGTGGATCAAGCAGTTTTGGTGGATCAGGAGACGGCGGAAGCAGTGAATCAGCAGAACACCGCGGCAGTGGTGGATCAAGCGGATCGAGTCATTTCGGTGTCGGTGGATCAGGTGGATACAGTGGAAGCCGTGGATCAAGCCACTTTGGTAGCGGAGGCAGTGGTGGAGGATCAAGCCACTTCAGTATTGGTGGATCAGGTCAGAGCGGCAGCAGTGGATCAGCAGACAGCGGTGGAAGTGGTGGATCAGGCCACGTTAGCAGCGGTGGATCAAGATTCTTCGGCACAGTTGGAGCAGGCAGTAGTGGCAGCAGTGAATCAGACGAACATGGCAGCCGCGGTGGATCAAGCCACTTCGGTACTGGGGGATCAGGTGGCCGAGGTGGAAGCAGCGGTGGATCGAGTCACTTCACTTTTGGCGGATCAGGCGACAGCGGCAGCAGCGAATCGACAGAACACCGCGGCACTGGTGGATCAAGTGGATACAGTGGAAGCAATGGTGGCGGTGGATCACGGAGCCGAGGTGGAAGTGGTGGATCAAGCGGAAGCAGCGGAAGCGGAGGATCAGGCCACTTCAGTTTTGGTGGATCAGGGAGCCGAGGTGGAAGTGGTGGATCAGGAGGCCACAGCGGCAGCAGCGAGTCTGATGAACACCGCGGCAGTGACGGATCAGAAAGCAGCGGTGGATCAAGCCACTTTAGCATTGGTGGATCTGGAGGAAGCGGCGGAAGCGGTGGATCAGGAGATCAAGGTGGAAGCGGCGGCTCAAGTGGATACATTTACAGCGGTGGATCAAGCCAGTTAAGCTTCGGTGGATCAAGTGACAGCGGCAGCAGTGAATCCACGGAACACCGCGGCAGTGGTGGATCAGGCCACTTCGGAGGCGGTGGATCAGGAGGCAGCGGTGGATTAAGTGGATCAAGCCACTTCAGCATCGGTGGATCAGGAGgtagcggaggaagaggaggatcgggAAGCAGAGGTGGAAGTAGGGGATCAAGCGGCTACAGTGGAAGCGGTAGCAGCGGTGGATCAGGCCACTTCAGTTTTGGTGGATCAGGCCACAGCGGCAGCAGCGAGTCAGACGAACACCGCGCCAGTGGTGGATCAAGCCACTTCGGAGGCGGTGGATCAGGAGGCagcggaggaagag GTGGATCAAGAGTCaacggaggaagaggtggatcaGGAGGATCAGGAAGTGGTGGACGCGGAGGAAGTAGCGACAGTGGAAGATACAGTGGAA GCAGTGGAAGTGGTGGATCAGGAGGCAGCGCTGGATCAAGCCACTTCAGCATTGGTGGATCAggaggcagcggaggaggaggtggatcagGAGGATCAGGAGGCAGCGGTGGATCAAGCCACTTCGGAGGCGGTGGATCAGGAGGCAGCGGTGGATCAGGCGGATCAAGCCACTTCAGCATTGGTGGATCATCAGGAACAGGTGAAATTGGTGGTTCCGGAGGCCGAGGAGGCAGTGGTGGATCACGCAGTCGAGGTGGAAGCGGTGGATCAGGCGGATACAGTTACAGCGGTGGATCAAGCCAGTTCAGTTTCGGCGGATCAAGCGACAGCGGCAGCAGTGAATCAACGGAACACCGCGCCAGTGGTGGATCAGGCCACTTTGGAGGCAGTGGATCAGGAGGCAGCGGTGGATCAAGCCACTTTGGAGGCGCTGGATCAAGTCACTTAAGCATCGGTGGATCAGGAGGAACTGGAGGAATTGGTGGTTccggaggccgaggaggaggtggtggatcaGGCAGTCGAGGAAGCAGTGCTGCATCAAGTGGATACAGTGGAGGCAGCGGATCAAGCCACATCAGCTTTGGTGGATCAGGTGACAGCGGCAGCAGCGAATCGGATGAACACCGCGGCAGTGGTGGATCAGGCCACTTTGGAGGCGGTGGATCAGGAGGCAGCGGAGGCCTAAGTGGATCAGGAGGATCAGGAAGTGCTGGTTCAGGAGGGTACAGCGgaagtagtggcagtggtggatcAAGCCATTTCAGCATCGGTGGATCAGGAGGCagcggaggaagaggtggatcaGGAGGATCCAGAAGTGGTGGACGCGGAGTAAGTAGTGGAAGTGGAGGATACAGTGGAGGCAGTGGCAGTGGTGGATCAGGAGGCAGCGGTGGATCAA GAGGCAGCGGTGGATCAAGCCACTTCGGAGGCGGTGGATCAGGAAGCAGCGGCGGATTAAGCCACTTCGGAGGCGGTGGATTAGGAGGCAGCGGTGGATCAGGCGGATCAAGCCACTTCAGCATTGGCGGATCATCAGGAACAGGTGGAATTGGTGGTTCCGGAGGCCGAGGAGGCAGTGGTGGATCAGGTGGTCGAGGTGGAAGCGGCGGATCAGGCGCATACAGTTACAGCGGTGGATCAAGCGACAGCGGCAGCAGTGAATCAACGGAACACCGCGGCAGTGGTGGATCAGGCCACTTTGGAGGCAGTGGatcaggaggaagtggaggatcgAGTCACTTCAGCATCGGTGGCTCAGgaagcagcggaggaggaggtggagcaggaggattAGGAAGTGGTGGATCAGTAGGATACAGTGGAGGAAGCTTCAGCATTGGTGGatcaggaggaagtggaggatcaGGAGGCCGAG GTGGATCAGGAGGATCAGGAAGTGGTGGATCAAGCGGATTCGGTGGAAGTAGCGGAACCGGAGGATCAG ATCACTTCAGCATTGGTGGATCAGGAGGAATCGGTggatcaggaggaagaggtggagtcgGTGGATCAGGAGGCCGAGGTGGCTCAGGAGTATCAGGAAGTAGTGGATCAGGAGCATACAGTGGAGCCAGTGGGAGCGGTGGATCAGGCCACTTCAGTATCGGTGGATCAGGCTTTGGTGGATCAGGAGGCCATAGCGGGAGCAGCGGTGGAGGTGGATCAGGTCACTCTGGCGCCGGTGGAAGCGGTGGATCAGGAGGACGTGGAGGGAGTGGCGGATCAGGCGGCTACAGCGGAGGATCGGGTCACTTCGGGAGTCTTGGATCAGAAACTCGAGTGGGGACTGGTGGATCAGGGAGCAGCAGCGGCGGTGGATCAAGGTTCTTCGGCTCAAGTGGATCAGGAGACAGTGGAAGCAGTGAATCAGCGGGGCATGGTGGTCGCGGCGGCTCGGGTGGCAGCGGGAGTGGCGTGGGCGTTGGCGGGGGCTACGGGCGTGGTCAGAAGGTGTCGGGGTCAAGCTCCCGGCGACCCCTGACAGGCGGACCTTCACTGGTGGCCAAACTGACGGGGAAGCGACACAAGCTGGAGCGGTTCGGGCCTGGCGGGCGGCGGGACTTCGATGACACGCTCGGCCCGGAGGTGTGTGAGCGCGCGGGTCTCTTCCGGCACCCCGACACATGCGACAAGTTCTATGAGTGTTACTGGGACCGCTGGGTGGAACGCTTTACCCTCCATGTCTTCGATTGTCCCATTGCTATTGTGTATGATTCAGGCATCACCGCATGTAACTGGCCCTTCAATGGTCCACCCTGTGAGGACTAA